The Arachis hypogaea cultivar Tifrunner chromosome 16, arahy.Tifrunner.gnm2.J5K5, whole genome shotgun sequence genome contains a region encoding:
- the LOC112757654 gene encoding uncharacterized protein: protein MKRAHLTVVKNDWKKFIDYRLNEETQKKCKQNTLNQSKQLYTHTGGSKTFARKKDEVEREQGRPIGRGELFIMTHKKRDGSYIHPDARVVSEAIANVERQDGSSKHLSQNDSLAQVLGKEHPGRVRALGAGPCPTQVFGNAAGQPSGSAKSNAEDKRMIVELTAKLEEERRFVTAANWVIAIFLHILRRLLTAAKPKWHFAAVIPAVD from the exons ATGAAACGTGCACATTTGACTGTTGTAAAAAATGATTGGAAAAAGTTCATTGACTATCGCCTGAATGAAGAAACGCAG AAAAAGTGTAAACAGAACACTTTAAATCAGAGCAAGCAACTTTACACACATACTGGGGGCTCCAAAACCTTTGCAAGAAAAAAAGACGAAGTG GAGAgagagcaaggaaggcccattGGTAGAGGAGAGTTGTTTATTATGACTCATAAGAAAAGAGATGGCTCGTATATCCACCCCGATGCACGTGTTGTTAGT GAAGCAATTGCGAATGTTGAGAGGCAGGATGGATCCTCTAAGCACCTTTCACAGAATGACTCGCTAGCACAAGTTCTCGGAAAGGAGCACCCAGGACGAGTTCGTGCCCTAGGTGCTGGACCATGTCCCACCCAAGTCTTTGGTAACGCTGCTGGACAACCGTCAGGTTCTGCAAAGTCCAATGCAGAGGATAAGAGGATGATTGTAGAATTGACGGCTAAGTTAGAAGAAGAGCGG CGGTTTGTAACCGCCGCAAATTGGGTAATAGCAATTTTCCTTCACATACTGCGGCGGTTATTAACCGCCGCCAAACCTAAATGGCATTTTGCGGCGGTTATTCCAGCGGTTGACTAA
- the LOC112755211 gene encoding cysteine-rich receptor-like protein kinase 46, with translation MANKFLPLITTTILTILSSLCGIHCEYDRSLKGDIIHRLCSYTNMTDQYLFLKYQENYWNMVNEMKNDMGRSKFSVREVGDPPYRIYVFSQCRFDLSASECVHCFKSLQSVFSSCMPAKGARTFSSDGCFMRYDNYSFFQESVTPYYLRGCSDAKAKDEKGFVGLAVNVINKMSFEAPKKGGYTAIEGRRDGSNLVIYGAATCWKTLSQDMCSACLSNAASTAISCLPSTQVHAINTGCILRYADYDFIIIDLKNKESDILMKSTAIILAAIAVCSVLIIVAHYGTKNVDKLWGIPILRTGLEMTPGRVKLSSWFMQFEYSTLERATNVFNEFHKLGEGGYGEVYKGTLQDGREIAIKRFFLSGKQGKQEVYNEIDVYGKAQHKNLVRFLGCCFTSTESYLVFEFLANKSLNCILFDPEKKKQLDWPKRHGIILGVADGLEHLHNNSEGPIIHRDIKAGNILLDLKYRPKISDFGLAKLKSYDCTSIVGTLGYMAPEYLAGCSITEKVDVYSFGILVLEIISGVENAKFESTEETFETLVSHAWKHFKSNTTSKIIDESMENQDLEEITRVIHVGLLCTQELPYLRPSMTEVVAMLRQKDVVMPLPSKPPFTVDSFEFPQEIESSWESKGLDNSELTVPLNFGERSV, from the exons ATGGCCAACAAGTTTCTGCcattaataacaacaacaatcctTACTATTCTTTCATCGCTATGTGGAATCCATTGCGAATATGATAGGTCCCTCAAGGGTGACATCATACATCGCTTATGCAGCTACACCAACATGACAGAccaatatttatttttgaaatatcaAGAGAATTACTGGAATATGGTGAATGAGATGAAAAATGACATGGGTCGATCCAAGTTTTCGGTTAGGGAAGTTGGTGACCCACCATATCGCATATACGTGTTCTCACAATGTAGGTTTGATCTTTCTGCTTCTGAATGCGTGCACTGCTTCAAATCCCTTCAAAGCGTTTTTTCCAGTTGCATGCCTGCCAAGGGTGCCCGAACCTTTTCAAGTGATGGGTGTTTTATGCGCTATGATAATTATAGTTTTTTTCAAGAGAGCGTTACCCCTTATTATTTGAGG GGATGTAGTGATGCGAAAGCAAAAGATGAAAAAGGATTTGTTGGTTTGGCAGTAAATGTAATAAATAAAATGTCATTCGAGGCACCCAAAAAGGGAGGCTACACAGCTATAGAAGGACGACGTGATGGTTCTAATCTCGTCATCTATGGTGCGGCTACTTGTTGGAAAACATTGAGCCAGGATATGTGTTCTGCTTGCCTCTCAAATGCTGCTAGCACCGCCATATCATGTTTGCCATCAACGCAGGTCCATGCTATCAATACTGGATGCATTTTGCGTTATGCTGATTATGACTTCattattattgatttgaaaaacaaagaaagcG ATATTTTGATGAAAAGCACAGCAATTATTCTTGCTGCAATTGCTGTTTGTTCAGTGCTTATTATAGTTGCACACTATGGGACTAAAAATGTTGACAAACTGTGGGGTATTCCAATTTTACGAACAG GACTAGAGATGACCCCAGGTAGAGTAAAATTAAGCTCATGGTTCATGCAGTTCGAGTACTCGACGTTAGAGAGAGCAACCAATGTTTTCAATGAATTCCATAAACTTGGTGAAGGGGGATATGGTGAAGTTTACAAG GGAACCTTACAAGATGGAAGAGAAATAGCGATAAAGCGTTTCTTTTTGAGTGGAAAGCAGGGAAAACAAGAAGTTTACAATGAAATTGATGTATATGGCAAAGCTCAACACAAGAATCTAGTTCGTTTCCTTGGCTGCTGCTTCACCTCCACAGAAAGCTATCTGGTTTTTGAATTCCTTGCAAACAAAAGCCTTAACTGCATCttgtttg ACCCGGAGAAGAAGAAACAGTTGGATTGGCCAAAGAGGCATGGTATAATCCTTGGGGTAGCTGATGGATTGGAACATCTGCATAACAATTCTGAAGGGCCAATAATTCACAGAGACATCAAAGCCGGAAACATTTTATTAGACTTGAAATATAGACCAAAGATCTCTGATTTTGGCTTAGCAAAGTTGAAGTCCTATGACTGTACATCTATTGTAGGCACATT GGGGTATATGGCACCAGAATACCTTGCTGGTTGTTCCATAACAGAAAAAGTAGACGTTTACAGCTTTGGAATATTAGTGCTTGAAATTATCAGTGGAGTGGAAAATGCAAAATTTGAGTCTACTGAAGAAACATTTGAGACTCTTGTTTCCCAT GCATGGAAGCATTTCAAATCAAACACCACGTCAAAAATTATTGATGAAAGCATGGAAAATCAAGATCTTGAAGAAATTACAAGAGTTATACATGTGGGACTTTTGTGCACACAAGAGTTGCCGTACCTGCGTCCCAGCATGACAGAGGTGGTAGCAATGCTTAGACAGAAGGATGTTGTAATGCCATTACCTTCCAAACCTCCATTCACTGTTGATTCTTTCGAATTTCCACAAGAAATAGAATCTAGTTGGGAATCGAAAGGTTTAGATAATTCAGAATTGACAGTGCCTTTAAATTTTGGAGAAAGAAGTGTGTAA
- the LOC112755212 gene encoding glutaredoxin, which yields MALPKAKEIVSSNPVVVFSKTYCPFCVEVKQLFTKLGVTVKVIELNTESDGSEIQSALAEWTGQRTVPNVFIGGNHIGGCDATTNLHSQGKLVPLLTSAGTTVASASG from the exons ATGGCGTTGCCCAAAGCCAAGGAGATCGTGTCCTCAAATCCAGTCGTCGTTTTCAG CAAAACCTATTGCCCATTCTGCGTCGAAGTGAAGCAGCTCTTCACTAAATTGGGTGTTACTGTCAAGGTCATTGAACTCAACACTGAAT CTGATGGAAGTGAGATCCAATCGGCACTAGCCGAATGGACTGGTCAGCGGACTGTGCCAAATGTGTTTATCGGTGGGAACCACATTGGCGGCTGTGACG CAACAACTAATTTGCACAGTCAGGGGAAGCTGGTACCTCTGCTGACTTCGGCTGGTACCACTGTTGCTTCTGCTTCTGGTTGA